In Neovison vison isolate M4711 chromosome 11, ASM_NN_V1, whole genome shotgun sequence, one genomic interval encodes:
- the ABCE1 gene encoding ATP-binding cassette sub-family E member 1 — protein sequence MADKLTRIAIVNHDKCKPKKCRQECKKSCPVVRMGKLCIEVTPQSKIAWISETLCIGCGICIKKCPFGALSIVNLPSNLEKETTHRYCANAFKLHRLPIPRPGEVLGLVGTNGIGKSTALKILAGKQKPNLGKYDDPPDWQEILTYFRGSELQNYFTKILEDDLKAIIKPQYVDQIPKAAKGTVGSILDRKDETKTQAIVCQQLDLTHLKERNVEDLSGGELQRFACAVVCIQKADIFMFDEPSSYLDVKQRLKAAITIRSLINPDRYIIVVEHDLSVLDYLSDFICCLYGVPSAYGVVTMPFSVREGINIFLDGYVPTENLRFRDASLVFKVAETANEEEVKKMCMYKYPGMKKKMGEFELAIVAGEFTDSEIMVMLGENGTGKTTFIRMLAGRLKPDEGGEVPVLNVSYKPQKISPKSTGSVRQLLHEKIRDAYTHPQFVTDVMKPLQIENIIDQEVQTLSGGELQRVALALCLGKPADVYLIDEPSAYLDSEQRLMAARVVKRFILHAKKTAFVVEHDFIMATYLADRVIVFDGIPSKNTVANSPQTLLAGMNKFLSQLEITFRRDPNNYRPRINKLNSIKDVEQKKSGNYFFLDD from the exons ATGGCGGATAAATTAACAAGAATTGCTATTGTCAACCATGACAAATGTAAGCCTAAGAAATGTCGGCAGGAGTGCAAAAAGAGTTGCCCTGTGGTTCGAATGG GAAAATTATGCATAGAGGTTACACCCCAGAGCAAAATAGCATGGATTTCTGAAACCCTTTGTATTGGTTGTGGTATTTGTATTAAG aaatgccCCTTTGGCGCCTTATCAATTGTCAATTTACCAAGCaacttggaaaaagaaacaacacatCGATATTGTGCCAATGCCTTCAAACTTCACAG GTTGCCTATCCCTCGTCCAGGAGAAGTTTTGGGATTAGTTGGAACTAATGGAATTGGAAAGTcaactgctttaaaaattttagcaggAAAGCAAAAGCCAAACCTTGGAAAGTATGAT GATCCCCCTGATTGGCAAGAAATTTTGACTTACTTCCGTGGATCTGAATTGCAAAATTACTTTACCAAGATTCTAGAAGATGACTTAAAAGCCATTATCAAACCTCAGTATGTAGACCAGATACCCAAGGCTGCAAAG GGGACAGTGGGGTCTATTTTGGACCGAAAGGATGAAACAAAGACACAAGCAATTGTATGTCAGCAGCTTG ATTTAACCCATCTAAAAGAACGAAATGTTGAAGACCTTTCAGGAGGAGAGTTGCAGAGATTTGCGTGTGCTGTCGTTTGCATACAGAAAGCTGATAT tttCATGTTTGATGAACCTTCTAGTTACCTAGATGTCAAGCAGCGTTTAAAGGCTGCTATCACTATACGATCACTAATAAATCCAGATAG ATATATCATTGTGGTGGAGCATGATCTAAGTGTATTAGACTATCTCTCTGACTTCATCTGCTGTTTATATGGCGTACCAAGTGCTTATGGTGTTGTCACTATGCCTTTTAGTGTAAGAGAAG GCATAAACATTTTTTTGGATGGCTACGTTCCGACAGAAAACTTGAGATTCAGAGATGCATCACTTGTTTTTAAAGTGGCTGAGACAGCAAATGAAGAAGAAGTTAAAAAgatgtgtatgtataaatatcctggaatgaagaaaaagatgggagagtttGAGCTAGCAATTGTAGCCGGAGAGTTTACAGATTCTGAAATCATGGTGATGTTGGGGGAAAATG GTACTGGTAAAACAACATTTATCAGAATGCTTGCTGGAAGACTTAAGCCTGATGAAGGAG GAGAAGTGCCGGTTCTAAATGTCAGTTATAAGCCACAGAAAATCAGTCCCAAATCAACT GGAAGTGTTCGACAGTTGCTACATGAGAAGATAAGAGATGCTTACACTCATCCACAATTCGTGACCGATGTGATGAAGCCTCTGCAGATTGAAAACATCATCGATCAAGAA GTGCAGACGTTATCTGGTGGTGAACTGCAGCGAGTGGCATTGGCACTTTGTCTGGGCAAGCCTGCTGATGTCTATTTAATTGATGAACCATCTGCGTATTTGGATTCTGAGCAAAGATTGATGGCAGCTCGAGTTGTCAAACG TTTCATACTCCATGCTAAGAAGACAGCCTTTGTTGTAGAACATGACTTCATTATGGCAACCTATCTAGCAGATCGAGTCATCGTTTTTGATGGCATTCCATCTAAGAACACAGTCGCAAACAG TCCTCAAACCCTTTTGGCTGGCATGAATAAATTTTTGTCTCAGCTTGAAATTACATTCAGAAGAGATCCAAACAACTATAGGCCAAGAATAAACAAACTCAATTCAATTAAG gATGTAGAACAAAAGAAGAGTGGAAACTACTTTTTCTTGGATGACTAG